The genomic region CAAGATCATTCTATTGTGTGCATGGGGTAATTATCCTGCTCCCCCAAGCTACTAACTTTAGCCCCAAATAATACGACCTTATTTCAACAAGATagcttgtgcacacaagatattaACCTGAGTGCACAAGATAGTTACTGGCATGCACAAGACAATTTGATACCGTGTGTACATGAGATTATCAGCTTGTTCCCACAAGATAATAACAATGTTTGCACAAGATGGTATCTTGTTTGCACTATTATAAAACAACTGAATTACTTTAAGACTTCAGGTGCTTCTTCATTTTAAGTCATTCTAAGTCTAAATTCAGATGTTGGACCGAACCTTCATGTAAGTACCAACCAGCCTTCCTCATGAGCACATGATATGAACctgacatcatgtttatttgatGACAATAACATAGTTTGGTCAATATAGTGCAATAAGTGCAaagcaaccaaaacaaatgaaaaatcgAGAAGGGATAGAGAATCTGCGAATGCTCGTATAAAAATAGGTGTTACATTGATTAAAATATCAGTATTACACAACAGAATTAATACTTCAAATATTATCTTTTCTGGATTTTTGTTTGATAACATATCAATTCTACATATTAAGAATGAATAcccatattcatttttaatataataatCTCCTTTATGAGAGCTCATCGAAGGCTAACTCGCCTTCTAATTTCCAAAAAAGTGCAGAAAGCATacaaagacactttttttttcatcttcttcaAATGACGCAGtcttttttgaacattttgggGGTGTGCCACTCTCAAAAAAAGCCACTTTTACAATGCAGAGCTACAGTAAATGAAACTACAAACAGAAGCCTTTCCAGAGGATCATGGAGTATGATGACACAGGTAATATTGATGTAGAatcaaaagttttgaaaagacATGGCAGATTATATCAATAAATACTTACTTACAGACTACAGCAGAAAATAGTCCTACACAGTTTTGATGATCTGCTGTACAGTGTTTTTGTCCAGGAGTGATTCTtataaacatttcttttctgATTCACAATATACCTTATGTATGGTTATATTCCTGAAAATGAAAGTTGGGTAAGATTTACCTGTACACTTACATTTTGTGTGTTATTCGATCTTCACCATAGAAAAATAGATTTTGCATCATCAGTTAAGTAGAGCAATTTTGTTCATCCATGTTTCAGAAAGCTGTATCCATTCCTGTAAATGTCATGTTTCAGAAATAAGAATAAGATTGTTCGGCACACCCCGTTtcagctcctttttttttttttaccgctgttgctttgtttgtgtcGTGCCAAGGCACCCTAAAAACTGAGCAAGTGTCTTCAAGGAGGGTCCAGAGAGAAAAATGCTTCATCACGTGACTGATTCGGCTGCTCAGAACTGGCTAAAGGTGGTCTGTTTCTCAAGAACTTCGAGGTAATCGGGCTCAGACTGGAGTTTAGCTTTTAGCTCCAAATACTCATTCCTGTTGGGCTCCACGTAAACAGTACTGGGCGCCGTGCCATACAGCACTGTTTCTCTTATCCTCTCCGGGTGCAAGAACTGACGTCTGACATCAAAATTGGGGTTGTACGTGTACGACACAGGCCCTGTGTACTTGTACTCTAAATTAGCACCTGCTGGAATGGATGCCATAGATGGGTGAGGGGGCTGCTTATCCGACTCCAGGATGCCTCTGAAGAAATGGTCTGCATCCTGCACAGGGGAGGGGTTCTCACGTGGCTCGATGGTGCTCACGCTGTAAGCGGGGCTCCTCATAGTGCCGTCCCGATCCTCCTCGGGGGTACTCCTGTAAGTGACTTTGAGCTCATGGAGGTCACGGTAATCCTCAACTGTGTTCCCCTCCCGTGACCTGTAAATGGGGTTTTTGCACATGTGGCCCATCGGGTGGGGGATGTACTCGTAGACGTGACCGGCTGGGGCCTTCACTTTGGGGCCCGAGCGGTTGCTGTAGAGGCTGTACTGCAGGTTGAACGAGCTGACGTCAGAGTTGTTGGTGCTCGTGCGGTCGCTTTGGGATTTTTTGCGCTTTTTCATGACGACCACGAACAGCCCGGCCGCCACGAAGACGGACATGATGAAGACGAGCAGGAGGCTGAGGATGAGGACGGAGAGGGGGACGGTGCTGCTAGGCGTGTCGACCTTTTGGGGCGCGTTCGTCGTGACGACCCGGTCGTCCATCGGCTCTTCCGTCGGGGGAGTCGGCGACACGTAGGCGTCCGAGTAGTCCGGGCAGAGCTGCTCGGACTGGATCGAGCGGACGTCCATTCCCGTGTGGCGCCGCGGCGTCTCGCACACCACCTCGTTCACCACAGTCCCTGCGCTCAGCTGCTCCAGCCAAATCTTCATCCCCACGATGTCGCAAGAGCAGTCCCAAGGGTTCTCAAACAGATCTATCTGCACCAGGAGCTTGAGCTGGTCCAAAACGCCGCTCACAGGCAGGTTTTGGAAGTGGTTGTTGCGCAGGTTGAGCCTAGACAGGGAGAGGCTGGAAAAGATGCCCACAGGTAAGGTTTTCAGGAGGTTATTGTTAAGGAAAAGCAGCTGGAGATTAGGGAGGTAGCGGAAAGTGCCCGCGTCAACCTCCTTGATTTTGTTATATTCTAAATAAAGATACTGCAGGTTCTGCAAACCAAAAAACATCTCTCCTGTTAGCCTGTCCATGAGATTACCATTTAAATACAGCCTACGCAGGTTGGTTAAATCCCCAAAAGCCCGGTCGTGGATCAGACTTATCCTGTTGTTTCCCAAGTGAAGCAAATCCAATCCAGTGGCGTCAACAAAATCTGATCTCCGCACCACAGGGATGTAATTTCCAGTGAGATACATCTTTTTGGGATTGTATGGCTTGGGTTTTAGATCAGAAATGCTCTCAATCTTTCTCTCTTGACAGTTGACGTTAAGCCCAATTTCAGATATCTGCAGGTTACAAGTGCAGGCAGCGGGACAGTCCAAAGGCACAGGAGATTTGGTCTGAAAAGCAATAATTGGGCCATAATTGTAAGGGTTACCAGGGATTCGGGAGGTGGGCTTTAACCTAGTTCTGTTGAACTGCCGTGGGCCCTTGGTAGGCCTCGAGGAGGACCTAAAAACAGCCGAGGACGTCGCAGAGGCCGTGACAGCAGCAGGCGTGGTCTGGTAGTATCCATTAGTGCTGCTCGGGGGCGCAGGCCTCACCGTGTCTTCCATGGGTCTTCTCGGGCAGAGTTCCTGCTTGGACACCTCGTCCAGGTCTCGACCGTGGAGCCTGAACGGCGTCTCGCACACCACCTCCCCTACGAGCGCCGTGTAGGCTATGCTCTCCAGCCAAGCCTTCAGGGAGATGAGCTCGCAGGAGCAGTTCCACGGGTTCTCCTCCAGCTGTAATTCCACAACCTTGTCCATGTGCTCCAGGAGGCCGATGTAGGGGAACATTTTCAAGCGGTTCCCCCTCAGGTCCAAGTGCGTAAGGGGAACATTCCGGAAGATATTCAGGGGCATGACGGAGAGCAGGTTGTCGTTCAAAATCAGCACCGTCATCTGGTGGAGTTTGCTCAAGGCGTTGGACTCGATGTTCGTGATGTAGTTATAATCAATCTGGAGATATTCCAAACTCTCCAGCCCTGCGAACGTGTCATCCCTCAAAACCTCAATCTTATTGTTGTTCAGGTGCAAGCGTTTTAATCCCTGGAGTCCGTTGAAGGCACCTGACTCTACCTCTGAGATATCATTGTTCCCCAGGTGCAGGATGGTCACCCCGGTGTAATTGATGAAATCATTGACTGACAGCTTCTTCAGGAGGTTCCCCGTCAGCAGGAGGTGGTACATGGAGAAATGCACCGGGCTGACCTCCGTCAGTCTGATGATCCCCCGGTTCTCGCAGCTCACCGTCAGGATCCCTTCCTTCTCCTCGCACGTACACAGGTTTCGACAGATCTCCCCATAATTGTCATACATCTCGACCAGCCTCAGAGATGATGCAATCAGAAGGATTATTTTGAGGATCCAGATATGCATGTTTCCTGGGAGAGGATGCCCCAGCTCACTCAAGTGCGGTACCAGTATGAGGTGTCATCTagggagggaaagagaaggacgAGGTCGGTTTTATAGAATGCAAAGAGTGTGCAGAACAAGAAATCACAGAATGCATACATAGGAgccgaccccccccccccccctctgaaGAAcactcacaacaaacacacacaggcagacaagtAGGCCTATTAATGTTGGCTCATTATGCAGATGTATACCGGTCATATTTGGCGTTCCCAAACCAAGCAGTGAGGATGGATCTTTTAGAGCATGCACACTTGGATGATATAAAACCAACTTGATAACAGAAGTACCCGCGGTGGATGGCCACTGCGCATTTTTGATAGCTCGCCTGAATTCCAATCCATcttgggagggagagagagagagagaaaaaaagccttCCCCATCTACCGTGTGCAGACTGATAGATCTGGTCATTTACTAATTCGATCCCCATGAGAGTGACCACAAATAAAGCCTCACTGTCAACATATCTCACGTCTCATCGCGTCGTGCGCTTTAACGAcgcgtcttttttttttttctttaaaggcgCATTAAATCTCCCAACtcgcatttaaaaaaaaaaaaaaaaaaacctcaaagatTGCAGAAAGATTTCTCTCACTCACCCCGCATACCCGACGACTTGGGGAAACTGTCGGATCCCTTCTCTCCGCCTCCGTGCAAACAACATGAGGACGGGGAGGATGTGATGCGCTTGTTGGGATAAAAAacgatgcaaaaaaaaaagagagaagaagcgcagaattaaaaaaagccgGGTGTTATGAAGGAATCGGCTCCGTGATCATCTTAAGAAATCCGGCCTGCGATGGAAAACGGGGAATATCAGCCTACAAGGCGACAGTCGCAGCCCTTCTTCTGCCCACGGgcgaaaaaaagaaatgagaggAGTTGATCAAAGGCGAATAAGCAAGTGTTGATGATCTCATGGCGCATCTGTGATCGAAATAGCATTTTGACGTGGGGTAAATAATTCTATAATCAAGTATTCTGTAAGGCATCTGCTATATAGAAGGTTACAGatagtctccctctctctctttctctctttctctccttctccctcctcctctctctctctctctccctctccggCACAGACGCGTGATTGCGCGTGCacgcattaacacacacacacacaaattcagtCTCCTTAAAAGAACACAAAAGCCTACACATCAGCCGAGTAAATCTCCCCAAGTATGCGCATTTTAACATACAAGGACACGCTCCtgcctctcctgctgctgcatgctGGATCTGTATCTGTCCGCGCACTTTCGTGTcatttcccccccccccttcttacattttttacatttgactttATTACCATAACCTCGAGAAATGCCCATCGCCTGTGGGAATAATAGAGATAACTTGAGCGCGTGTCTCCGCGGCGCAGAGCGAGGGGGGGATTATTTGGAACGAATAAAAAACTGTGGCTGATAAACGTGAGCATCAAAATGCAGCCTCTATGCGTGTTATTGCCATAGCAGCCGCAGACACCTTGCTTAACAGCATCGCAAATCCGGATCAACTTCAGCAATGCAACTGAAGGAAAAGGGGGAGCAGAgatttcagcaccacggacagctccTCGGGAAATGTTAAAGCGCAGAAACAcaggaggggggaaaaaaagacaaatctgTGCCCTCTTACCGTTCTGATCCACGCCAAAGCATCCCGAAAATCACGGCTGTGcgccttcttcttcctccagccGCACACAAAACATGAATCTCACAACCCGCCCTTCCGCTGTCACAAAAAAAGGAACCCAAAAAAACCCCCTTAAAGTCAAGTCTCCTCGGTGTTTAGCTCCATAAAGCAGGCGTTCAGAGAGCTCACACATACAGTCTCATTCAGGCCAGTGTCGTGCCAGCCTGCGCGGCAGAGCGGGATCCTGTGTTCTTCCAGCAGCGACTGAAATCAGCAGCATCATCTCGGAAAAAGAGCCAGAACCAAAGTTCGAACATGGTGAAGAAAAGAGGGCGCAGAGAAACTCCGTAATCCCACATCAGACAGGACTTCTTGCCGCATGCATTTTAACTGTGACTTTCATCCATGCGCACTGAGAAGCGGAGGAGAGAGGCACGAATCCCCCCTTGTCCGCCTGCTGCCAGTGGTGCGGCTTGTACCAGTTTATGTATAGATCTGCCCAAGGTCTCTTTGATTTCAGGAGCGTCCAAACCGAGCGCGGATCAGTGGATACGTTCCTCCAGCGCGTCCCTCAAATGCAGGAATCCGATTCTTCCAGCGCCTGCATCCGCCATAAGATATCCTATGTATATGCACTGAGCTTTATCTGCCCACCAACGTTTCAACTAGTGGAAGTTGATCCGGGTTGGTGCAAACCAGCGCATCCCCTTCAGCGGTGCACATATTATGAAACAATTACCACACCATGACAGCTGGAATCACTCGTAAAAAACGCATAAATCCCCCAATCTCAGGTCTGTCACAGCGCGGAAATGAAAAGCAATTTAATGCGCGCAATACTCTTTAAGGGGGTATGGTAATGTGGAGGAtgtggggagagggaggggagagagagagagagagagagagagggagggaggctgGAAGAAGACCCGTAGAGGGCAGCACAATGATGAAAAAAGGCATCttggcaggtttttttttttgcgttttGCAGGCTGCACTTTGGAGCTCAGTGTGTTTTAATTCACTCATTTGATTTGTCACTCAGAGCTGTGTCTTCCTGCCAACTTGAGCGTCTCATTTCCATGCTTTTGAAAGTCACAACTGGACGTGTGGAGCTCTTGTTTCCGTAATGCCATAATACTTCCATGTGTGGGGAGGAAGCAGGGAGTGTATTGGCCTGACAGTCATCCTGGCATTCATCATGTCTCCTTATTATTCCCTTTTCAAAGTTATTCCTTCAGACAGGCTTCAAATGATGGAATACATTAACTACTGACTACCTGCATTCACACCACACAGAGGCAGTCTTTGTCACTGTGTCTAAATAGGCTATTAAATCCAGGCTATCACACTTTATCCATTAGCCTCTAAATTTAAGGTAACTACATTGTTTTctataaaatacaaatagagCATTAGAAAAAAGGTTATTTTCCAGCTCTTAAAGAGACAAAacatgttcctgtttttttccttctctattAAAAAGCTTAAACCTAGCATTAGCTTTGCTGTAAACCAAAAAACCCCTCAGAAATAATgcgcttgtctctttaaattggCTGCAATAGTCAcattcattaaaacaaaacacattaaagtaaatttaaaagcagtattttcctccactgacaggaaatgtatttaaaatgctaacgcataaaacaaaaataaaaccaagcATTAGCTTTGAGCCGCAGGATACATAATGTCAGGTTAAATCATGTGTTGTAGGTTCTGGGATGTCAATGAGCTTCAGTATTTATCAGAATTCCTCATTGTTTACAATTCAAAAGGCATAATGGCCTAGCATTAGCTTTGTGCTAAACCCAAACtgataaaaaacacagaaatggtgtgtttgtctctttaaattgGCTGGAATAGTCAcagttatttaaataaaaaacattaaagtaaatataaaagCAGTAATTCCTTCACTGGGAATTTTGCCGGACAgaacatgtatttaaaatgcTAAAAGAAAACCCAAAACAAGCATTAGCTTAAAATACAACATATATAAATGTTTCTACTAAAACATATCTATCACAAAGAAGTCGATAAAAAAATGCCTCTCAGTGTTATCCATTTCATTCCTGCTAGTTCTTTAGTGACACCATTAAAAAGCTAAAACCTAGCATTAGCTTTGTGCTAAACCCAAAGAGATAACACAGAAGTAGTGagtttgtctctttaaattgACTGCAATAGtcacttttattaaaaacaaaaataaaaacacattaaagtaaatataaaagCAGATTTTCCTTCACTGGGAATTTTGCCggacagaaaatgtatttaaaaagctAACGCAAAACCAATTAGCTTTGAGCCGAAATCAAGGAGTTACAAAATCCAAGAGGtgtttgtattcttttttaaaatggctTTAAACAGGAAGAATTAAGCTAGCTATTATTTCAATCTGTTTGCAAAGCTAACACCAATTAATCCACATGAGGGATGGTCGATTTAGGCACCCAGTCCCATCATGCAGATCTCAGCAATAGTGTCAGATAAGAACTTTATATCAAAAGCAGAAGACTTCTCTTAACCTTTGTTAAATGTTTTGGGGGAAATGTTTCCACCAAAACATACCTTGATCAAAAAATCATGACAAGTATATCCTCTTAGTTTATCCATTCCAATCCTGCTCTTTAACAGTCTTGCTAGTTATTTCTTAATACCATTGCAAAGCCAAAACCTAGCATTAGCGATTCATTAGAGTTTTTCTGTGAAAGTCATATTACTGAAGAATATAATTTTGGTGTTTGCACCCCCTTTTTACactctttaaatacatgttattGGTACCAATTATTTCAATTcacagttgtttttaaatgctatTGCAAAGCCAAAAGCTAGCTTTAGCTTCAAGGTAAAACCAAGTAGCTACAAAATCCAAGAGTTCTTTGTAGTCTTTTCTAAAATGGCTTTAAACAGGAAGAATTAAGCTAGCTATTAGCTTCAATCTGTTTGCAAAGCTAACACCAATTAATCCACATGAGGGGTGGTCGATTTAGGCACCCAGTCCCATCATGCAGATCTCAGCAATAGTGTCAGATAAGAACTTTATATCAAAAGCAGAAGACTTCTCTTAACCTTTGTTATCATACCTTTGAATTAATGACATTAAATGCAGTCAGATTCAAAACCTTAGAGAGTATCACAACATTGTTTTTCATATATAGCTTACAATACAGACGACTTGAATACTGATGCAGTGCTGAAGCTTGGTGATGCATTTAAGATGACTTTTTGAGATtcaagtcatttttaatcagcaTGAAGCTTTAGCTCTATAGTTTTGTTGTAAACACATctggatttaacattttcacagttCCACTCCTCTCTCTTGTTTGTAGTCCCAGTTGTCCAAGGATTGAACGACCTTAAAAGATGCAGAGAACATGTTGAATTTGAAACACCATGCAAATATGATTGTCGCTGAACATACTTGCTCCCTCAAGTTCAAATCCCTGCACAGTTATAAAGACAAACTTTGCTGCAACAAAACTCAAacctgcacaaacaaacaccgCCATCAACATCCAAGGGTATCTACCTCTCCCATCAGCGAGTCATTTTAGGACAGTtacccccctctcctctctttgatgCTCTGATTCCTCCCAGGGGAGCCGGTCCCTTCCAGAGGGGAGCCTCAAACACCCTTCTGCACTAGTTTCTCATCGCTGTATTCCAGCTGGGATTCCATAGATACAGATTTGTCCATCCCCCAAAGGATAGACCGCCGTTAATACGATTACAGCGCTAAGATAATTCAAAGCATCTCCACGGCTAATTCCAGCACGGCGGCATGCATGCCACATCCGCTTATATTGTCGCCCCTCGCATGCTAAAGAGAGCATAAGAGTTGACTTATTGCCACACAATGCAGGCTAAGTGGGAAATCTCTTTGGACATGGCGGCCCACCATATGCTAGATTTAATTCGATTTTCTATTCAGGCTTTAGTTAAGTGCTTTAAAAAAG from Notolabrus celidotus isolate fNotCel1 chromosome 24, fNotCel1.pri, whole genome shotgun sequence harbors:
- the LOC117808278 gene encoding SLIT and NTRK-like protein 5 — protein: MHIWILKIILLIASSLRLVEMYDNYGEICRNLCTCEEKEGILTVSCENRGIIRLTEVSPVHFSMYHLLLTGNLLKKLSVNDFINYTGVTILHLGNNDISEVESGAFNGLQGLKRLHLNNNKIEVLRDDTFAGLESLEYLQIDYNYITNIESNALSKLHQMTVLILNDNLLSVMPLNIFRNVPLTHLDLRGNRLKMFPYIGLLEHMDKVVELQLEENPWNCSCELISLKAWLESIAYTALVGEVVCETPFRLHGRDLDEVSKQELCPRRPMEDTVRPAPPSSTNGYYQTTPAAVTASATSSAVFRSSSRPTKGPRQFNRTRLKPTSRIPGNPYNYGPIIAFQTKSPVPLDCPAACTCNLQISEIGLNVNCQERKIESISDLKPKPYNPKKMYLTGNYIPVVRRSDFVDATGLDLLHLGNNRISLIHDRAFGDLTNLRRLYLNGNLMDRLTGEMFFGLQNLQYLYLEYNKIKEVDAGTFRYLPNLQLLFLNNNLLKTLPVGIFSSLSLSRLNLRNNHFQNLPVSGVLDQLKLLVQIDLFENPWDCSCDIVGMKIWLEQLSAGTVVNEVVCETPRRHTGMDVRSIQSEQLCPDYSDAYVSPTPPTEEPMDDRVVTTNAPQKVDTPSSTVPLSVLILSLLLVFIMSVFVAAGLFVVVMKKRKKSQSDRTSTNNSDVSSFNLQYSLYSNRSGPKVKAPAGHVYEYIPHPMGHMCKNPIYRSREGNTVEDYRDLHELKVTYRSTPEEDRDGTMRSPAYSVSTIEPRENPSPVQDADHFFRGILESDKQPPHPSMASIPAGANLEYKYTGPVSYTYNPNFDVRRQFLHPERIRETVLYGTAPSTVYVEPNRNEYLELKAKLQSEPDYLEVLEKQTTFSQF